The following are encoded together in the Acinetobacter radioresistens DSM 6976 = NBRC 102413 = CIP 103788 genome:
- the iscA gene encoding iron-sulfur cluster assembly protein IscA: protein MIHLTETAATHIRNYLQNRGKGEGIRIGVKTSGCSGLAYVLEFVDDINEHDQVFDQAGVKVFVDPKSLVYLNGLEMDYVKNGLNEGFEFNNPNQKGECGCGESFTV, encoded by the coding sequence ATGATCCACTTAACTGAAACTGCTGCAACTCATATTCGAAATTACCTGCAGAACCGTGGTAAGGGTGAAGGCATTCGTATTGGTGTGAAAACTTCTGGTTGTTCCGGTTTGGCTTATGTTCTTGAATTTGTTGATGATATTAATGAACATGATCAAGTTTTTGACCAGGCCGGTGTAAAAGTCTTCGTAGATCCTAAAAGTCTGGTTTACCTGAATGGTTTAGAAATGGACTATGTAAAAAATGGCTTAAATGAAGGCTTTGAGTTCAACAACCCGAACCAGAAAGGTGAATGTGGTTGTGGTGAATCTTTCACAGTCTAA
- the iscU gene encoding Fe-S cluster assembly scaffold IscU yields the protein MAYSEKVIDHYENPRNVGVLDKNAENVGTGMVGAPACGDVMRLQIQVNDSGVIEEARFKTYGCGSAIASSSLVTEWLKGKTLDQAQAIKNIDIATELALPPVKVHCSVLAEDAIKAAIEDYRSKKSQA from the coding sequence ATGGCTTATAGCGAAAAAGTAATTGATCATTACGAAAATCCCCGTAATGTGGGCGTGTTAGATAAAAACGCAGAAAATGTAGGTACTGGCATGGTGGGTGCACCAGCATGTGGTGACGTTATGCGTCTTCAGATTCAAGTGAACGATAGCGGTGTAATTGAAGAAGCACGTTTTAAAACTTATGGTTGTGGTTCTGCTATTGCTTCAAGCTCCCTAGTTACCGAATGGTTAAAAGGCAAGACTCTTGATCAGGCGCAAGCGATCAAGAATATTGATATTGCGACTGAACTCGCATTACCGCCGGTTAAAGTTCACTGCTCTGTATTGGCAGAAGATGCGATTAAAGCAGCTATTGAAGATTATCGTAGCAAGAAATCTCAAGCCTGA
- a CDS encoding IscS subfamily cysteine desulfurase yields the protein MKRPIYLDYAATTPVDPQVAERMMECLTFDGTFGNAASRSHAYGWQAEEKVEYAREQVANLVKADPREIVWTSGATESDNLALKGVAQFYASKGKHIITSKIEHKAVLDTCRELEEQGFEVTYLEPQPQTGLITPEMVQAALRPDTILVSLMMVNNEIGTITDVAAIGELTRANKTFFHVDAAQAAGKVEIDLSTMKIDLMSFSAHKIYGPKGMGALYVRRTPRVRLKAQMHGGGHERGMRSGTLPTHQIVGMGEAFELAGKNLQAEQQRLRVLRDKLWNGLQDLEQVFLNGHPTQNVANYLNVSFNFVEGESLMMALKDAAVSSGSACTSATLEPSYVLRALGLSDELAHSSIRFSFGKYTTEEDIDHVLEITKAAVEKLRELSPLWDMYKEGIDLSSVEWAEH from the coding sequence ATGAAACGTCCAATTTATCTTGATTATGCAGCAACTACGCCAGTTGACCCACAGGTTGCTGAACGTATGATGGAATGCTTAACCTTTGATGGTACTTTTGGTAATGCAGCTTCTCGCTCACATGCATATGGCTGGCAGGCAGAAGAAAAAGTTGAATACGCTCGCGAGCAGGTGGCCAACCTGGTTAAAGCTGATCCACGTGAAATTGTCTGGACTTCGGGTGCAACAGAATCTGACAACCTTGCGCTCAAAGGTGTAGCTCAGTTCTATGCTTCCAAAGGCAAACACATTATTACCAGCAAAATTGAACATAAAGCTGTACTTGATACCTGCCGTGAGCTGGAAGAGCAAGGTTTTGAAGTTACTTATCTGGAACCACAGCCACAAACAGGTTTAATTACGCCTGAAATGGTTCAGGCAGCTCTTCGTCCGGATACTATTCTTGTATCTTTAATGATGGTTAACAACGAAATCGGCACCATTACTGATGTTGCTGCTATTGGTGAATTGACCCGTGCCAATAAAACCTTCTTCCATGTAGATGCTGCACAGGCAGCCGGTAAGGTTGAAATTGATCTTTCTACCATGAAAATTGATTTGATGAGTTTCTCAGCTCATAAAATCTATGGTCCTAAAGGTATGGGCGCACTTTATGTACGCCGCACTCCACGTGTACGTCTAAAGGCTCAGATGCATGGTGGTGGTCATGAGCGTGGCATGCGTTCTGGTACTCTGCCAACACATCAAATTGTTGGTATGGGCGAAGCATTCGAACTGGCAGGTAAAAACCTCCAGGCTGAACAGCAACGTCTGCGTGTATTGCGTGACAAGCTCTGGAATGGCCTGCAAGATCTTGAACAGGTTTTCTTAAATGGTCACCCGACTCAGAACGTTGCCAACTATTTAAATGTCAGCTTTAATTTCGTTGAGGGTGAATCCTTAATGATGGCACTTAAAGATGCTGCAGTTTCAAGTGGTTCGGCCTGTACTTCTGCAACCCTCGAACCATCATATGTACTGCGTGCACTAGGTTTGTCAGACGAACTTGCACATAGCTCTATCCGCTTCAGTTTCGGCAAATATACAACTGAAGAAGATATTGATCACGTATTGGAAATTACCAAAGCTGCTGTTGAGAAATTACGTGAACTTTCTCCGCTTTGGGATATGTATAAAGAAGGTATCGACCTTTCTTCAGTTGAATGGGCTGAACACTGA
- a CDS encoding Rrf2 family transcriptional regulator yields MRLTTRGRYAVTALLDLALQPTEQTITLAEIAARQTISVAYLEQLFAKLKRHGLVSSVRGANGGYHLARTADEITVLEIIEAVNETVDATRCDHKGNCQNGAMCLTHDLWQELSHHIADYLAKITLADLVARDNVQTVAIRQNAPGFDSALLSVTGI; encoded by the coding sequence ATGCGCTTAACCACTCGCGGTCGCTACGCAGTGACTGCTCTACTTGATTTAGCTTTGCAGCCAACTGAACAAACGATCACGCTAGCAGAAATTGCTGCCCGCCAAACTATTTCAGTCGCTTACCTTGAGCAGTTATTTGCTAAATTGAAGCGTCATGGTTTAGTTTCCAGTGTTCGCGGTGCTAATGGCGGTTATCACCTTGCACGAACTGCAGATGAAATTACTGTGTTAGAAATTATTGAAGCTGTAAATGAAACTGTTGATGCAACACGCTGCGACCATAAAGGTAACTGTCAAAATGGTGCAATGTGCTTGACTCACGATTTATGGCAAGAACTCTCCCATCACATTGCCGATTATCTTGCGAAAATCACTCTGGCTGATCTTGTAGCCCGTGACAACGTACAGACCGTTGCTATTCGCCAAAACGCACCAGGTTTTGATTCAGCTCTTTTATCGGTTACAGGTATTTGA
- a CDS encoding phasin family protein — protein sequence MDNTKTDLVEETTLNRKIPGTKNSTRSGRKSALDFRKYTKQIWLAGLGAFSRAEEEGNKLFDSLVKVGEELESKTSDSAEAGSKITEPSRNPVHEIKDGVEKSIDHSIQNSLSRIGLATTKDIQHLEQLILQLHHKVDVLVKENQILKEQELKKQSES from the coding sequence ATGGATAATACCAAAACGGATCTGGTTGAAGAAACAACATTAAATAGAAAAATTCCTGGAACCAAGAACAGTACAAGAAGCGGCCGAAAGTCTGCTCTGGATTTCAGAAAATATACTAAACAGATTTGGCTGGCTGGCTTGGGTGCATTTTCTCGTGCTGAAGAAGAAGGAAATAAATTATTTGACTCACTGGTCAAGGTTGGAGAAGAGCTGGAATCTAAGACATCAGATTCTGCTGAAGCTGGTAGTAAAATAACTGAACCCTCTCGAAATCCGGTTCATGAAATCAAGGATGGCGTAGAAAAATCTATAGATCACAGTATTCAGAATTCATTAAGCAGGATCGGACTGGCTACTACTAAAGATATTCAACATCTGGAACAGTTAATATTACAATTACATCATAAGGTTGACGTTTTAGTAAAAGAAAACCAGATATTGAAAGAACAAGAGTTGAAAAAGCAGTCTGAATCTTAA
- a CDS encoding HU family DNA-binding protein, with amino-acid sequence MNKSELIDAIAEKGGLSKTDAGKALDATIASITEALKQGDTVTLVGFGTFGVKERAARTGRNPKTGEELQIKASKVPSFKAGKGLKDSVA; translated from the coding sequence ATGAATAAATCAGAATTAATTGATGCGATTGCAGAAAAAGGGGGATTGTCTAAAACTGATGCTGGTAAGGCATTGGATGCGACTATTGCTTCAATTACAGAAGCGCTTAAACAGGGTGATACTGTAACTCTAGTGGGTTTCGGTACTTTTGGCGTGAAAGAACGCGCGGCTCGTACTGGCCGTAATCCTAAAACTGGTGAAGAATTACAAATTAAAGCAAGCAAAGTGCCTAGCTTTAAAGCAGGTAAAGGCTTAAAAGATTCTGTAGCTTAA
- a CDS encoding SurA N-terminal domain-containing protein, translated as MESFRKVIKGWLGIVLLILFLTPLAFVGIEGYFSGGNKENVAATVNGQEISKKELESLTKSYKEQYLNFVNGDETLLNQPFIQQTALDHLIAQNLILQQAEKLGISLSDAQIEQMLAQQPSFQQNGQFSQTLYENYLRSVGLTSQGLIANLRQDHALKMLNSTFVDYTLVSKVDMNQIANLQTEQRTLFLSSIPLDEYKKNIQVSQHDIANYYQKHKNSFKQTAHVDVDYIVLSPEQVNAKAAPVTGAELQQAYANFVEAQNKNAQREVKHILIATSDTRNETQAQKLANEVYAKIQGGMNFAQAAAQYSDDTDSKTKGGLIESYQTGVYSEAFDKAVLGLKANQISQPVKTQYGYHIIQAQTLAQNIPSFETEKSHLAAEIQKSKVANLFTDTVNSLNEMVVSSDSLDVVPQEIKGTRIETVKNVGLNTRHPVLNDPSVKTRIFNEDVKNGDRNVTSNLQLATGEAVWVKVRDYQPEGVQSLAQATPAIKTKIIDEKAAGLAAAKLKTMLDEFKTQPAQQVLAKHKVAFQSAGTFTRSQGLKREVERAAFSVAAPKAGMWSVTTAALPNELVLVAVANVNKTTSNALTPEQLQELSKLYQQLRGQQELEDYTQYLKSKAKIK; from the coding sequence ATGGAATCTTTTCGTAAAGTCATAAAGGGTTGGCTTGGTATCGTCCTGCTAATTTTGTTTTTGACCCCTTTAGCATTTGTAGGTATTGAAGGATATTTTAGCGGGGGTAATAAAGAAAATGTCGCTGCTACAGTAAACGGGCAAGAGATCTCCAAAAAAGAACTAGAGTCACTGACTAAATCTTATAAAGAACAATATTTAAACTTTGTAAATGGCGATGAGACCTTGCTGAATCAGCCTTTTATTCAGCAAACGGCACTGGATCATCTGATTGCACAGAATCTGATTTTACAGCAGGCTGAAAAACTGGGTATTTCTTTAAGTGATGCACAAATTGAACAGATGCTGGCCCAACAGCCAAGCTTCCAGCAAAATGGACAATTTTCTCAGACATTATATGAAAACTACTTGCGTTCTGTCGGGCTAACCAGTCAGGGCCTGATTGCAAACTTGCGACAAGACCATGCTTTAAAAATGTTAAATAGTACATTTGTAGATTATACGCTGGTCAGCAAAGTTGACATGAATCAGATTGCTAACTTGCAGACTGAGCAACGTACATTATTCCTGTCCAGCATTCCGCTAGATGAATATAAAAAGAATATTCAAGTTAGCCAGCATGACATTGCTAACTATTATCAGAAGCATAAAAACAGTTTTAAGCAGACCGCCCATGTAGATGTGGATTATATTGTCTTGTCACCCGAACAGGTAAATGCTAAAGCAGCACCTGTTACGGGTGCTGAATTGCAGCAGGCTTATGCAAATTTTGTCGAAGCTCAAAATAAGAATGCACAGCGTGAAGTTAAGCATATTCTTATTGCAACTTCTGATACCCGAAACGAAACCCAAGCGCAGAAACTCGCTAACGAGGTTTATGCAAAGATTCAAGGAGGGATGAATTTCGCACAGGCAGCTGCACAATATTCAGATGATACGGACTCTAAAACGAAAGGTGGTCTGATTGAAAGTTACCAGACAGGAGTTTATTCTGAAGCTTTTGATAAAGCTGTTCTGGGTTTAAAAGCAAATCAGATATCTCAACCCGTAAAGACCCAATATGGTTATCATATTATTCAGGCACAAACACTTGCGCAGAATATTCCTTCGTTTGAAACTGAAAAGAGCCATCTCGCTGCTGAAATTCAAAAGTCTAAAGTTGCAAACCTGTTTACTGATACGGTAAACAGTTTAAATGAAATGGTTGTTAGTAGCGATTCACTTGATGTGGTGCCTCAAGAAATCAAAGGTACACGTATAGAAACAGTTAAAAATGTTGGTTTAAATACTCGTCATCCAGTATTAAATGACCCAAGTGTGAAAACCCGTATTTTTAATGAAGATGTTAAAAATGGCGATCGTAATGTAACTAGCAATCTGCAACTTGCTACAGGGGAAGCAGTTTGGGTTAAAGTACGTGACTATCAGCCTGAAGGAGTTCAGTCGCTAGCTCAAGCTACTCCTGCAATTAAAACTAAAATAATTGACGAAAAGGCTGCTGGTTTAGCTGCCGCGAAGCTTAAAACTATGCTGGATGAATTTAAAACTCAACCAGCTCAACAGGTTTTAGCTAAACATAAAGTAGCTTTCCAGAGCGCTGGTACATTTACCCGTTCTCAAGGCTTAAAGCGCGAAGTCGAACGTGCTGCTTTTAGTGTAGCAGCCCCAAAAGCAGGTATGTGGTCTGTAACTACAGCAGCCTTGCCTAATGAGCTGGTATTGGTTGCTGTGGCAAATGTTAATAAAACCACTTCTAATGCTTTAACACCGGAACAGCTTCAGGAGCTAAGTAAGCTCTATCAGCAGTTACGTGGGCAGCAGGAGCTGGAAGATTACACCCAATATCTAAAATCTAAAGCTAAAATTAAATAG
- a CDS encoding GNAT family N-acetyltransferase, producing MFNLRLIQSKDNPSIAQIIRTVSQEFGLASDAGFAVSDPILDDLYQIYQEPNSRYWIVESTQGKIVGGGGIAPLQGDISILEIQKMYFLPETRGYGLAKQLLQQCFEFAQQQNFQKIYLETTATLYQAVKLYERLGFERLDQPLGNTGHSNACEIWMAKKLAY from the coding sequence ATGTTTAATTTAAGACTTATTCAATCTAAAGATAATCCATCTATTGCCCAAATTATCCGTACTGTCTCTCAGGAATTCGGCCTTGCCAGTGATGCAGGTTTTGCAGTCTCCGATCCCATCTTGGATGATCTATATCAGATTTATCAAGAACCCAACAGTCGCTATTGGATAGTAGAGAGCACACAGGGAAAAATAGTAGGAGGTGGCGGTATTGCACCGCTACAGGGAGATATTTCAATTCTGGAAATCCAGAAAATGTATTTTCTTCCTGAAACTCGAGGATACGGTTTGGCCAAACAGCTTTTACAACAATGTTTTGAATTTGCACAACAGCAAAACTTCCAGAAAATATATCTGGAAACAACTGCCACCTTATATCAAGCTGTCAAACTTTATGAACGACTAGGATTCGAACGTCTTGATCAGCCTTTAGGTAATACAGGACATAGTAATGCTTGTGAAATATGGATGGCGAAAAAACTGGCTTATTAA
- a CDS encoding acyl-CoA dehydrogenase family protein: MNLQNPKKYKLMVQQAREVALHVLRPISRKYDKAEHSYPKELDMIASLIDGMNEGGEGLNAGAAVGKRGADIQGNKNGVNMSTALGIMEMCYGDTGLLLSMPRQGLGNSAIAAVANDSQLERFKGMWAAMAITEPDCGSDSAAIRTTAIKDGTDYILNGEKIFVTSGQRADSIVVWATLDPKLGRAAIKSFVVPKGTAGMKVERLEHKLGIKASDTAAFSFINCRVPAENLLGNPDIDIAKGFAGVMETFDNTRPLVAAMAVGCARASLERIKEIFKEQLDQNYATPYLQTSYLAAQIYRMEAEWEAARLLTLKAAWMADNKKPNSKEASIAKAKAGRIGNEITLKCVELAGSVGYGEDELLEKWARDSKILDIFEGTQQIQQLIIARRELGKTSSELK, translated from the coding sequence ATGAATTTGCAGAATCCAAAAAAGTATAAGCTGATGGTACAGCAAGCTCGAGAGGTTGCTTTACATGTATTACGTCCTATTTCTCGTAAGTATGACAAAGCTGAACACAGCTACCCTAAAGAACTGGATATGATTGCCTCTCTCATCGATGGAATGAATGAAGGGGGCGAAGGACTGAATGCAGGTGCAGCAGTCGGAAAACGTGGCGCCGACATACAGGGTAATAAAAATGGTGTAAATATGTCCACAGCTCTGGGCATTATGGAAATGTGTTACGGCGATACAGGACTATTGCTCAGTATGCCTCGTCAGGGTTTGGGAAATTCTGCCATCGCAGCAGTGGCCAATGACTCACAGTTAGAACGCTTTAAAGGGATGTGGGCTGCAATGGCAATTACCGAACCGGACTGTGGTTCTGACTCTGCAGCAATCCGAACTACAGCAATTAAAGACGGAACAGATTATATACTGAACGGTGAAAAAATCTTTGTAACATCAGGCCAGCGTGCTGATTCAATTGTAGTTTGGGCTACGCTTGACCCTAAGCTCGGCCGTGCAGCAATCAAATCTTTTGTGGTACCGAAAGGTACAGCGGGTATGAAAGTAGAACGACTAGAGCATAAATTAGGAATAAAAGCTTCAGATACAGCGGCTTTCAGTTTTATTAATTGCCGTGTACCAGCTGAAAACTTACTTGGAAATCCGGATATTGATATAGCGAAAGGTTTTGCTGGAGTGATGGAAACTTTTGACAATACACGTCCGCTGGTGGCTGCTATGGCAGTAGGTTGTGCCCGGGCTTCTCTGGAACGTATCAAGGAAATTTTTAAAGAACAGCTTGACCAGAACTATGCTACACCTTATTTACAAACTTCATATCTCGCTGCACAGATTTATAGAATGGAGGCGGAGTGGGAAGCAGCACGTTTACTCACATTAAAAGCTGCCTGGATGGCAGACAACAAGAAACCGAATTCAAAAGAAGCATCAATTGCCAAAGCTAAAGCAGGTCGAATTGGTAATGAAATTACACTAAAATGTGTAGAGCTTGCAGGTAGCGTAGGTTATGGGGAAGACGAACTGTTAGAAAAATGGGCACGTGACTCAAAGATTCTGGATATTTTTGAAGGTACTCAGCAGATTCAACAGCTGATTATTGCCCGGCGCGAGTTAGGAAAAACTTCCAGCGAACTTAAATAG
- a CDS encoding acyl-CoA dehydrogenase family protein: MTKMMNKAQGLGLSLITRIAGSEVIDQFNLRKLIEKSLYQGSKAGFKSLSQSQKFFKSQSLKKQRLSPQGKNLFDLNLSEEQQMLVESMHQFAQEILYPLAARADHNETFPQEIWQHAKDLGLNEYALPEALGGVADHLNIVSNILITEQLGRGDFSLAAGLLSGFSAINALSRWGSEQVQAKYLTAFNHLNDLKATFATQENSSAFNPFQLDTQAVFKDQQFYITGEKTLVLLGETADLLLVSADYNGQADVFVAIRDSTVSYKKCPAMGLKACETVTLKFNQTPAERLGDEDFDYSAFLDLGQLMWCALAIGTCEAVKNYCVRYANERMAFGEPISHRQSIAFIIADMAIEIEAMRMMLWNAASLAEAGEPFHREAYLAKLLCAEKSMKIGTDGVQILGGHGFTKEYPVERWYRDLRATAILYSGLHA, encoded by the coding sequence ATGACAAAAATGATGAATAAAGCACAAGGGCTAGGCCTATCACTGATTACCCGAATTGCAGGTAGTGAAGTAATTGATCAGTTTAACTTGAGAAAGCTCATTGAAAAGTCACTTTACCAAGGCTCTAAAGCTGGTTTTAAAAGTTTAAGCCAATCACAAAAGTTTTTTAAAAGTCAGTCACTAAAAAAACAGCGCTTATCACCTCAAGGAAAAAACCTGTTTGATTTAAACTTGAGTGAAGAACAACAGATGCTCGTTGAAAGTATGCACCAATTTGCACAGGAGATACTTTACCCTCTGGCAGCCCGCGCTGATCATAATGAGACTTTTCCTCAAGAAATCTGGCAACACGCGAAAGACCTAGGACTTAATGAATATGCTTTGCCTGAAGCACTTGGAGGAGTAGCAGACCATTTAAATATTGTTAGCAATATTCTGATTACAGAACAGCTTGGTCGAGGAGATTTCAGTCTGGCTGCTGGGCTACTTTCTGGTTTTAGTGCAATTAATGCCTTGAGTCGCTGGGGTTCTGAACAGGTTCAGGCTAAATACCTGACCGCTTTTAACCACCTCAATGATCTTAAGGCTACTTTTGCAACTCAAGAAAACTCTTCGGCGTTTAACCCTTTTCAGCTAGATACTCAGGCTGTTTTTAAAGATCAGCAGTTTTATATTACTGGAGAAAAAACCTTGGTCCTCTTAGGTGAAACCGCTGATCTGCTCCTTGTGAGTGCTGACTATAATGGACAAGCTGATGTATTCGTAGCAATACGCGATAGTACGGTAAGTTATAAAAAATGTCCTGCCATGGGACTTAAAGCCTGTGAAACTGTCACATTAAAGTTTAATCAAACTCCTGCTGAGCGGCTGGGAGATGAAGACTTTGACTATAGCGCTTTTCTAGATTTAGGCCAGCTGATGTGGTGCGCACTGGCTATCGGCACTTGTGAGGCTGTAAAAAATTACTGTGTTCGTTATGCAAATGAGCGTATGGCATTTGGTGAGCCTATTTCGCATCGTCAGAGTATCGCTTTTATAATTGCAGATATGGCCATTGAGATTGAGGCAATGCGCATGATGCTCTGGAATGCCGCCAGCCTTGCAGAAGCAGGAGAACCCTTTCACCGGGAGGCTTATCTGGCAAAGCTTTTATGTGCAGAAAAATCCATGAAAATTGGTACTGATGGTGTACAGATTTTAGGAGGCCACGGTTTTACCAAGGAATATCCGGTAGAGCGCTGGTATCGGGACTTGCGAGCCACAGCGATTTTGTATTCTGGCTTACACGCTTAA
- a CDS encoding ABC1 kinase family protein, whose translation MTHQNDKLKNLKTSSMDRRLSIAKASLLAGTRWATANAGSFFASDEEKEKKRKKAMTDQANYLVSEIGKLKGSIVKIGQMMALYGEHFLPEEITQALNTLNNQTVALAWPAIKAHLQDQLGSKLDQLTIDHEPIGTASLAQVHRAIRKSDGQELVLKIQYPGVADAIDSDMSLFKNMLKLTRMVPQTREFDQWFDEVRDMMHREVNYSIEAATTQRFAERLKDDPRYIVPQIVDEFCAPQVLCMTFERGVPINSPVMLSLPQERRNRLGEASLEIAVREIFEWGEMQTDPNFGNYLVRLGNGADIADKIILLDFGAIRQFDEHLLSVARNLIQAGYNHDSTAMVEAMTGYEFFDSIPQSIKPDMAKVFLLATEAFSSTENNPDLPPDVMDEQERYDWKKSQLHARVMQQASRSMASRYFSVPPKEFMFISRKFIGAYTFMTVINAKTNVRKMIRDHL comes from the coding sequence ATGACACATCAAAACGATAAGCTTAAGAATTTAAAAACTTCCTCTATGGACCGACGCTTATCGATTGCGAAAGCCTCATTACTTGCTGGTACCCGCTGGGCAACAGCTAATGCCGGCTCCTTCTTTGCCAGTGATGAAGAAAAAGAAAAGAAACGTAAAAAAGCCATGACAGATCAGGCGAACTATCTGGTTTCTGAAATTGGCAAGCTAAAGGGATCAATTGTTAAAATTGGCCAAATGATGGCACTTTATGGTGAACACTTTTTGCCTGAAGAGATTACACAGGCTTTAAATACCTTAAATAACCAGACTGTTGCTTTAGCTTGGCCTGCTATTAAAGCCCATCTTCAAGACCAATTAGGCTCTAAATTGGATCAGCTTACGATTGACCATGAGCCTATAGGTACAGCCTCATTAGCTCAGGTGCATCGGGCAATAAGAAAATCTGATGGTCAAGAGCTGGTATTAAAAATTCAGTATCCCGGAGTGGCTGACGCGATTGACTCGGATATGAGCCTTTTTAAAAACATGCTTAAACTGACCCGGATGGTACCGCAAACCCGTGAATTTGATCAGTGGTTTGATGAAGTCCGGGACATGATGCATCGCGAAGTAAATTACAGTATAGAAGCGGCTACCACTCAGCGCTTTGCTGAGCGGCTTAAAGATGATCCACGTTATATTGTTCCTCAAATTGTAGATGAGTTTTGTGCTCCCCAAGTCCTTTGCATGACATTTGAACGTGGTGTACCCATTAACAGCCCAGTTATGCTGTCATTACCCCAAGAGCGTCGTAACAGACTGGGTGAAGCTTCGCTAGAAATTGCAGTACGTGAAATTTTTGAATGGGGCGAGATGCAGACTGATCCAAATTTTGGAAACTATCTGGTCCGTCTCGGCAATGGCGCAGATATTGCAGACAAGATTATTTTACTCGATTTTGGGGCAATTCGGCAGTTTGATGAGCACCTGCTAAGTGTAGCGCGCAATCTGATCCAGGCAGGTTATAACCATGACTCGACAGCTATGGTAGAGGCGATGACAGGTTATGAGTTTTTTGACTCTATTCCACAAAGTATCAAACCTGATATGGCAAAAGTTTTTCTGCTGGCTACAGAAGCCTTCAGCAGTACAGAAAATAATCCTGACTTACCACCAGATGTTATGGATGAGCAGGAACGTTATGACTGGAAGAAAAGCCAGCTTCATGCACGCGTAATGCAACAGGCATCAAGATCAATGGCATCACGCTATTTTAGCGTACCGCCAAAAGAGTTTATGTTTATCAGCCGTAAATTTATCGGGGCCTATACCTTTATGACTGTGATTAATGCTAAAACCAATGTGCGCAAAATGATTCGTGACCACCTTTAA
- the prmB gene encoding 50S ribosomal protein L3 N(5)-glutamine methyltransferase, which produces MERSTISPEHLQEAAENLTTIRDFIRFGVSALRQYDAHLGQGTEDYFAESSALVLQTLSLEWAANPEILDAKLLPSEKEEFLNLLARRVNERIPTSYLLNLAYFFNKPFYVDERVLIPRSPIAELIENRFAPYCLDEHGQLREAHNNLPVNSDPQTPRRILDMCTGSGCIAIALAYAFPEAEVDATDISKEALEVAAINTEHHNMQYQVALMESDLFSKIPAENQYDLIVSNPPYVDAEDMADLPEEFLHEPELALAAGQDGLDLVRKMLSQAADYLTEDGLIVIEVGNSEWAMKQNFNTVDFHWLEFKKGGSGIFALTAEQCRRYQQLFQESVEV; this is translated from the coding sequence GTGGAGCGATCGACCATTAGCCCTGAACATTTACAGGAAGCTGCTGAAAATTTAACAACAATTCGTGATTTCATTCGTTTTGGTGTCTCTGCCCTGCGTCAATATGATGCACATCTGGGACAGGGGACTGAGGATTATTTTGCAGAAAGTTCAGCATTGGTATTACAAACACTCTCTCTAGAATGGGCAGCCAATCCTGAAATCCTGGATGCAAAACTTTTACCGAGTGAAAAAGAAGAGTTTTTAAATCTGTTGGCGCGTCGTGTTAATGAGCGTATTCCTACTTCATACTTGTTAAATCTGGCTTATTTTTTTAATAAACCTTTTTATGTTGATGAACGGGTCTTAATTCCACGTTCACCGATTGCAGAATTGATTGAGAACCGCTTTGCTCCATATTGTCTTGATGAACACGGCCAGTTACGGGAAGCTCATAATAATCTTCCAGTAAATTCAGATCCGCAAACGCCGCGGCGTATTTTAGATATGTGCACAGGTTCTGGTTGCATTGCCATCGCACTGGCTTATGCGTTCCCTGAAGCAGAGGTTGATGCAACCGATATTTCCAAAGAAGCACTTGAAGTGGCTGCCATTAACACTGAGCACCATAATATGCAATATCAGGTTGCCTTGATGGAATCTGACCTTTTCTCAAAAATTCCAGCAGAAAATCAATATGACCTGATTGTTTCTAATCCGCCATATGTTGATGCTGAGGACATGGCTGATCTGCCTGAAGAGTTTCTGCATGAACCTGAGCTTGCCTTGGCTGCCGGTCAGGACGGCTTGGACCTGGTCCGTAAGATGCTGTCTCAGGCTGCAGATTATCTGACTGAAGATGGTCTGATTGTGATTGAAGTGGGGAACTCAGAATGGGCAATGAAGCAGAATTTTAATACGGTAGATTTCCACTGGCTCGAGTTTAAAAAAGGCGGCTCAGGTATTTTTGCACTGACTGCCGAGCAGTGCCGTCGCTATCAGCAACTGTTTCAAGAATCTGTTGAAGTATAA